The following proteins come from a genomic window of Gordonia westfalica:
- a CDS encoding 3'(2'),5'-bisphosphate nucleotidase CysQ, whose amino-acid sequence MTDDRALAGELATAAGELLLDIRRTSGLTGKELGNAGDRQSDDFLLRRLAEERPDDAVLSEESADDKSRLQAERVWIVDPVDGTREYGTYEPGAGRADWAVHVALWSATGGLIAGAVALPALGVTYLDDETVVEPTEGLASRPRTGVPRVVVSSSRPPAFADEVAAAVGGELLPMGSAGAKAMAVVRGEADAYVHAGGQYEWDSAAPVAVAQAKGLWCGRIDGSPLVYNNDDTYLPDLVICRPEYVEAILTVTTEGAGA is encoded by the coding sequence GTGACCGACGATCGAGCACTCGCAGGCGAACTGGCCACCGCGGCAGGAGAGCTCCTCCTGGACATCCGCCGGACCAGCGGCCTGACCGGCAAGGAACTGGGCAACGCCGGCGACCGGCAGTCCGACGACTTCCTCCTACGGCGCCTCGCCGAGGAGCGACCCGACGACGCGGTGCTGTCGGAGGAGTCGGCCGACGACAAGTCGAGGCTGCAGGCCGAGCGTGTGTGGATCGTCGATCCCGTCGACGGCACGCGCGAGTACGGGACATACGAGCCCGGCGCAGGCCGCGCCGACTGGGCCGTCCACGTGGCGTTGTGGTCGGCGACCGGCGGCTTGATCGCCGGTGCGGTGGCGCTTCCGGCGCTCGGCGTGACCTACCTCGACGACGAGACGGTCGTCGAACCCACGGAGGGACTGGCGTCGCGGCCGCGCACCGGCGTGCCCCGTGTCGTCGTCAGCTCCTCGCGGCCACCGGCTTTCGCCGACGAGGTCGCGGCCGCCGTCGGCGGTGAACTGCTGCCGATGGGTTCGGCGGGGGCCAAGGCGATGGCGGTGGTCCGGGGTGAGGCGGATGCCTATGTACACGCCGGGGGCCAGTACGAATGGGATTCGGCCGCCCCGGTGGCCGTCGCACAGGCAAAAGGCCTGTGGTGCGGGCGGATCGACGGTTCGCCGCTGGTCTACAACAACGACGACACCTACCTGCCCGACCTCGTCATCTG
- the cysC gene encoding adenylyl-sulfate kinase: MSGSSAVGGATEMLRLATAGSVDDGKSTLIGRLLYDSKAIFTDQLESIERTSAERGDEYANLALLTDGLRAEREQGITIDVAYRYFATPRRKFIIADTPGHVQYTRNMVTGASTADLAMILVDARKGVLEQTRRHAFLSSLLGIPHLTVCVNKMDLVDWSQERFDEICAEFIDFATKLNVVDLTFIPVSALRGDNVVEQSAAMPWYEGRPLLNHLEHVYIASDRNLIDARLPVQYVIRPQRSDGADHRAYAGTVAGGVFAKGDEVVVLPSGFSTTITEIWAPGGVGVDEAFASMAVSVELADEIDIVRGDVLARPNNRPYVGRDIDAMVCWFAEDAELRSHNRYQLLCGTRLTRAQITGLNYRLDVNSLHRDENAEALSLNEIGRVTVHTQEPVMFDSYRRNRDTGSFILIDEATNRTVGAGMITAPVSHDSHIVWQASKVSREHRAHRGATIWLTGLSGSGKSSLAVELERRFVAEGRPAYLMDGDNLRHGLNSDLGFSDDDRRENIRRTSEVAALFADSGAVAIVSLISPFAEERQRAREIHAQRGLAFYEIFVDTPIEECERRDPKGLYGKARRGEISQFTGIDSPYERPADAELVITPADGAPADVADMVLRNLGL; this comes from the coding sequence ATGAGCGGGTCCAGCGCCGTCGGGGGCGCCACCGAGATGTTGCGCCTCGCCACCGCGGGGTCCGTCGACGACGGAAAGTCGACGCTGATCGGCCGGTTGCTGTACGACTCCAAGGCGATCTTTACCGACCAGCTCGAGTCGATCGAGCGGACCAGTGCGGAGCGGGGCGACGAGTACGCCAACCTCGCGCTCCTGACCGACGGTTTGCGGGCCGAACGCGAGCAGGGCATCACGATCGACGTCGCGTACCGTTACTTCGCCACTCCCAGGCGGAAATTCATCATCGCCGACACCCCCGGGCATGTGCAGTACACCCGCAACATGGTGACCGGCGCGTCGACCGCAGACCTGGCCATGATCCTCGTCGACGCCCGCAAGGGTGTGCTGGAACAGACCCGGCGACACGCGTTCCTCTCGTCGTTGCTCGGGATCCCGCACCTGACGGTGTGCGTCAACAAGATGGATCTCGTCGACTGGTCGCAGGAGCGCTTCGACGAGATCTGCGCCGAGTTCATCGATTTCGCGACCAAACTGAACGTCGTCGACCTGACTTTCATACCGGTGTCGGCGCTGCGTGGCGACAACGTCGTCGAGCAGTCCGCCGCGATGCCGTGGTACGAGGGCCGTCCGCTCCTCAACCACCTCGAGCACGTCTACATCGCGTCGGATCGCAACCTCATCGATGCCCGCCTGCCGGTGCAGTACGTGATCCGTCCACAGCGCAGCGACGGTGCGGACCATCGCGCGTACGCCGGCACGGTGGCGGGTGGTGTTTTCGCCAAGGGCGACGAGGTCGTCGTGTTGCCAAGCGGTTTCAGCACCACGATCACCGAGATCTGGGCTCCCGGCGGAGTCGGCGTCGACGAGGCGTTCGCATCGATGGCGGTGTCGGTGGAACTCGCCGACGAGATCGACATCGTGCGCGGCGACGTGCTCGCGCGGCCCAACAACCGGCCGTACGTCGGACGCGACATCGACGCGATGGTGTGCTGGTTCGCCGAGGACGCGGAACTGCGCTCGCACAACCGATATCAACTCCTGTGCGGCACCCGGTTGACCCGTGCGCAGATCACCGGCCTCAACTACCGGCTGGACGTCAACTCGTTGCACCGCGACGAGAACGCCGAGGCGTTGTCGCTCAACGAGATCGGCCGGGTGACCGTGCACACCCAGGAGCCGGTCATGTTCGACTCGTACCGGCGCAACCGCGACACCGGGAGCTTCATCCTCATCGACGAGGCCACCAACCGCACCGTGGGCGCGGGCATGATCACCGCGCCGGTCAGCCACGACAGTCACATCGTCTGGCAGGCCAGCAAGGTCTCCCGCGAACATCGCGCACATCGAGGTGCCACCATCTGGCTGACCGGTCTCTCGGGTTCGGGGAAGTCGTCCCTGGCCGTCGAACTCGAGCGGCGTTTCGTGGCCGAGGGGAGGCCCGCCTATCTGATGGACGGTGACAACCTGCGACACGGCCTGAACTCCGATCTGGGCTTCTCTGACGACGACCGGCGCGAGAACATCCGCCGGACCAGCGAGGTCGCGGCGCTGTTCGCCGACTCGGGTGCGGTCGCGATCGTGTCGCTGATCAGCCCGTTCGCCGAGGAGCGGCAACGCGCCCGCGAGATCCACGCCCAGCGGGGTCTCGCGTTCTATGAGATCTTCGTCGACACGCCGATCGAGGAGTGCGAGCGTCGGGACCCGAAGGGCCTGTACGGCAAGGCCCGCAGGGGAGAGATCAGTCAGTTCACCGGCATCGACTCGCCGTATGAACGGCCGGCCGATGCAGAACTCGTCATCACCCCCGCCGATGGAGCGCCCGCCGACGTCGCCGACATGGTTCTCCGTAACCTGGGACTGTGA
- the cysD gene encoding sulfate adenylyltransferase subunit CysD yields MTSTTDADGRGTGDRHAHLSGRRGYELSHLAALEAESVHIFREVAATFERPGLLFSGGKDSVVMFHLARKAFWPAPIPFPLMHVDTGHNFDEVIEYRDRVVAETGVRLIVSSVQDDIDAGRVVEQTGPGASRNRLQTTALLRGITENRFDAVFGGARRDEEKARAKERVFSFRDEFGAWNPRDQRPELWRLYNGRHSKGEHIRVFPLSNWTELDIWQYIAEESIDLPSIYYAHQRQVIPRDGMLLAKTRFLQELPGEEVRTETVRFRTVGDATCTGCVLSAADDVRKVIEEIEVTRVTERGATRADDRISESGMEDRKKEGYF; encoded by the coding sequence GTGACGAGCACGACCGATGCGGATGGCCGGGGCACCGGCGACCGGCACGCACACCTGTCCGGCAGGCGCGGATACGAGTTGTCGCACCTAGCGGCCCTCGAGGCCGAGTCGGTGCACATCTTCCGCGAGGTCGCGGCGACCTTCGAACGACCGGGGCTGCTGTTCTCGGGCGGCAAGGACTCGGTGGTCATGTTCCACCTCGCGCGCAAGGCGTTCTGGCCCGCGCCGATCCCGTTCCCGCTGATGCACGTCGACACCGGGCACAACTTCGACGAGGTGATCGAATATCGCGACCGGGTGGTCGCCGAGACCGGCGTCCGCCTGATCGTGAGCTCCGTGCAGGACGACATCGACGCCGGACGGGTCGTCGAGCAGACCGGGCCCGGTGCGAGCCGCAACCGTCTCCAGACCACGGCGCTGCTACGCGGGATCACCGAGAACCGCTTCGACGCGGTGTTCGGCGGTGCGCGGCGCGACGAGGAGAAGGCGCGCGCGAAGGAGCGGGTCTTCAGCTTCCGGGACGAGTTCGGCGCGTGGAACCCGCGCGACCAGCGCCCCGAACTGTGGCGGTTGTACAACGGGCGCCATTCCAAGGGGGAGCACATCCGGGTGTTCCCGCTGTCGAACTGGACCGAACTCGACATCTGGCAGTACATCGCGGAGGAGAGCATCGACCTGCCGTCGATCTACTACGCCCATCAGCGCCAGGTGATCCCCCGCGACGGCATGTTGCTCGCGAAAACGCGTTTCCTGCAAGAACTCCCGGGTGAGGAAGTGCGAACCGAGACGGTGCGCTTCCGTACCGTCGGCGACGCCACCTGCACCGGGTGTGTGCTGTCGGCGGCCGATGATGTCCGCAAGGTGATCGAGGAGATCGAGGTGACCCGGGTGACCGAACGCGGGGCCACGCGCGCCGACGACCGGATCTCGGAGTCGGGCATGGAAGATCGCAAGAAGGAGGGGTACTTCTGA
- a CDS encoding IclR family transcriptional regulator, which yields MTPTVGDSSDARQPARAASPPTSRVVHIVELLAGADQPALTLAEIVRQTALSRATAHAIVAELTEHGWLSRDPATGRYGIGPGFLALARTAGDADHLDRWAGAAAHTLCDRFAIPFFVARRSSTDFVTLAAHAFPPHLAADSEPHPWFRNGNRIRIRPPICREFIAWDPSDARDAWISQAAEPTRTRLRIVLDVIADRGYSIERMTDDHAAIIEALNSLDAMPETLRTRVGDLLTELSVIDYLPDELDEEAGEGVPVVTIGAPIFDDAGRVIAAMVACPNTTLDVADLHSIADATRTAADEISSHLR from the coding sequence GTGACACCGACCGTAGGCGACTCTTCCGATGCGCGTCAACCGGCGCGCGCCGCGTCGCCACCCACCTCGCGGGTCGTCCACATCGTCGAACTGCTGGCCGGTGCGGATCAGCCGGCGCTGACCCTTGCCGAAATTGTCCGCCAGACCGCGCTCTCGCGCGCCACCGCACACGCGATCGTCGCGGAACTGACCGAGCACGGCTGGCTGAGCCGCGATCCCGCCACCGGACGATACGGAATCGGCCCCGGATTCCTCGCCCTCGCACGGACCGCGGGCGACGCCGATCACCTGGACCGATGGGCCGGCGCCGCGGCCCACACGCTCTGCGACCGCTTCGCGATCCCGTTCTTCGTCGCGCGTCGATCCTCGACGGACTTCGTCACGCTCGCCGCGCACGCCTTTCCCCCTCATCTCGCCGCCGACTCCGAACCGCATCCGTGGTTTCGCAACGGCAACCGCATCCGGATCCGTCCACCGATCTGCCGCGAGTTCATCGCCTGGGACCCGTCGGACGCCCGCGACGCCTGGATCTCCCAGGCCGCCGAACCCACCCGGACCCGGTTGCGCATCGTCCTCGACGTGATCGCCGACCGCGGGTACTCGATCGAGCGGATGACCGACGACCATGCGGCGATCATCGAAGCGCTGAACTCCCTCGACGCGATGCCGGAGACGCTGCGGACCAGGGTCGGCGACCTGCTGACCGAGCTGTCGGTGATCGACTACCTGCCGGATGAGCTCGACGAGGAGGCCGGCGAAGGGGTCCCGGTCGTGACCATCGGTGCGCCGATCTTCGACGACGCGGGGCGCGTCATCGCCGCGATGGTCGCGTGCCCGAACACGACGCTGGACGTCGCCGACCTGCACTCGATCGCCGACGCCACCCGTACCGCCGCCGACGAGATCTCGTCGCATCTGCGATGA
- a CDS encoding enoyl-CoA hydratase produces the protein MSDAAIPPVLGPDDLGPDTTPVAYEVGGPDGAVAYVTLNRPEFRNAQNSVMTYSLDAAFRKAVEDASVKVIVLRANGKHFSAGHDIGTPERDFDTYYENAAVLHWDHTDKTGADQRLAREMEVYMGMCRRWRDIPKPLIAQVHGACIAGGLMLAWICDFIIASDDAFFSDPVARMGIPGVEYFAHAYALGTRRAKEILFTGERFTATQAADWGMVNHVVPREQLETKVNEIAEKAVAMPMQGLFLSKKAVNICEDQMGLRNSMDSVFGWHHFAHSANAEASGGDSLGGMDAKSMKAAGSTVNTGSGSGS, from the coding sequence ATGAGTGATGCCGCCATCCCGCCCGTACTCGGACCCGACGATCTCGGCCCGGACACCACTCCGGTCGCCTATGAGGTCGGCGGGCCCGATGGTGCTGTCGCGTACGTGACGCTGAACCGCCCCGAGTTCCGGAATGCCCAGAACTCGGTGATGACCTACTCGCTCGACGCCGCCTTCCGGAAGGCCGTCGAGGACGCCTCCGTGAAGGTCATCGTCCTGCGCGCCAACGGCAAGCACTTCTCCGCCGGACACGACATCGGCACCCCGGAGCGCGACTTCGACACCTACTACGAGAACGCCGCCGTCCTGCACTGGGATCACACCGACAAGACCGGCGCCGATCAGCGTCTCGCCCGCGAGATGGAGGTGTACATGGGGATGTGCCGCCGCTGGCGCGACATCCCCAAGCCGCTCATCGCCCAGGTCCACGGTGCGTGCATCGCCGGCGGTCTGATGCTGGCCTGGATCTGCGACTTCATCATCGCCTCCGACGACGCGTTCTTCTCCGACCCGGTGGCACGCATGGGCATCCCCGGCGTCGAGTACTTCGCGCACGCATACGCCCTCGGCACCCGCCGCGCCAAGGAGATCCTGTTCACCGGTGAGCGTTTCACCGCCACGCAGGCCGCCGACTGGGGCATGGTCAACCACGTCGTGCCGCGAGAGCAGCTCGAGACCAAGGTGAACGAGATCGCCGAGAAGGCGGTCGCGATGCCCATGCAGGGGCTGTTCCTCAGCAAGAAGGCCGTCAACATCTGCGAGGACCAGATGGGACTGCGCAATTCGATGGACTCGGTCTTCGGATGGCACCACTTCGCCCACTCGGCCAATGCCGAGGCGTCCGGCGGCGATTCGCTCGGCGGGATGGACGCCAAGTCGATGAAGGCCGCGGGATCGACGGTCAACACCGGTTCGGGATCGGGTAGCTGA
- a CDS encoding acyl-CoA dehydrogenase family protein → MDLLFDDAAQRFRAEIRDWLAEHVPREPLPSMDTAEGFEAHREWERTMAADRMSVVSWPEEHGGRDAPLLHWVIFEEEYYRSGAPGRVSQNGIFLLAPTLFEHASPAQLERIMPRMARADDIWGQAWSEPEAGSDLASLRSTAVRTDGGWLLNGQKTWSSRSSFADRAFGLFRTDKEAQRHKGLTYFMFDLRAEGVTVRPIAQLDGEAGFAELFLENVFVPDDPANPRDSGVIGEVDNGWRVAMSTAANERGLSLRAPGRFLATTDRLVELWRSNRDEVPSTANTDARVADAWIGSRAYELSTWQTVSRLAAGGQLGMESSINKVFWSQWDIAAHETALDLQGPDAELDDAWMDGYLFSLSGPIYAGTNEIQRNVIAERLLGLPRGDR, encoded by the coding sequence ATGGACCTCCTCTTCGACGATGCGGCACAGCGGTTCCGGGCCGAGATCCGCGACTGGCTGGCCGAACACGTACCGCGCGAGCCGCTTCCGTCCATGGACACCGCGGAGGGGTTCGAGGCCCACCGCGAATGGGAACGCACGATGGCCGCCGATCGCATGTCGGTCGTCAGCTGGCCCGAGGAACACGGCGGCCGAGACGCGCCCCTCCTCCACTGGGTGATCTTCGAGGAGGAGTACTACCGGTCGGGTGCGCCGGGACGGGTCAGCCAGAACGGCATCTTCCTGCTCGCCCCGACACTCTTCGAGCACGCGAGTCCCGCTCAGCTGGAACGCATAATGCCGAGGATGGCCCGCGCCGACGACATCTGGGGCCAGGCGTGGAGCGAACCGGAGGCGGGCAGCGACCTCGCCTCGCTCCGTTCGACGGCCGTGCGCACCGACGGCGGCTGGCTGCTCAACGGACAGAAGACCTGGAGTTCACGGTCGAGTTTCGCCGACCGCGCCTTCGGCCTGTTCCGCACCGACAAGGAGGCCCAGCGGCACAAGGGCCTCACCTACTTCATGTTCGATCTGCGCGCCGAGGGCGTCACCGTCCGCCCGATCGCACAGCTCGACGGAGAAGCCGGTTTCGCAGAACTGTTCCTGGAGAACGTCTTCGTCCCCGACGACCCGGCGAATCCCAGAGATTCCGGGGTCATCGGCGAGGTCGACAACGGCTGGCGGGTGGCGATGAGCACCGCGGCCAACGAGCGTGGACTCTCCCTCCGCGCGCCGGGCCGCTTCCTCGCCACCACCGACCGGCTCGTCGAACTGTGGCGGTCGAATCGCGACGAGGTGCCCTCGACGGCCAACACCGACGCTCGCGTCGCCGACGCCTGGATCGGCTCCCGGGCCTACGAGTTGTCCACCTGGCAGACCGTGAGTCGCCTCGCCGCCGGCGGACAACTCGGCATGGAGTCCTCGATCAACAAGGTGTTCTGGTCGCAGTGGGACATCGCCGCCCACGAGACCGCACTCGATCTGCAGGGACCGGACGCCGAACTCGACGACGCCTGGATGGACGGTTATCTGTTCTCCCTGTCCGGCCCGATCTATGCCGGCACCAACGAGATCCAACGCAATGTCATCGCCGAGCGACTCCTCGGCCTTCCTCGCGGAGATCGCTGA
- a CDS encoding acyl-CoA dehydrogenase family protein — protein MDFQLSDIHTDLAATVDAMLGKADMPAAARAWAAGDRRAVTKVYSQLADAGISGLLIDESHGGSSAGAVEMVVAVEQLGRHCAPGPIVESVAVLPILLRDADVTGPLQDLAEGRLATCAIAPLQPLAPDAESADVYIVEDGVLSTATVLSTDPSVDTTRTLSRVAPDKTLASGIDPSDAVDAGALATAAELLGLGQAMLTLASEYAQSRKQFGRPIGSFQAVKHHLADVAIALEMARPLVHGAALGIDGQVPENTNVSRDVSAAKVAAADAAHLSARRSLQVLGAIGYTAEHDISLYITKTRALLSAWGSPAVHRRRILETL, from the coding sequence ATGGACTTCCAACTCTCCGACATCCACACCGACCTGGCCGCCACCGTCGACGCCATGCTCGGCAAGGCCGACATGCCCGCCGCTGCGCGCGCCTGGGCGGCCGGTGACCGCAGGGCGGTCACCAAGGTCTACTCACAGCTCGCCGACGCCGGGATCAGCGGCCTGCTCATCGACGAATCGCACGGCGGCAGCAGTGCCGGCGCCGTCGAGATGGTCGTCGCGGTGGAGCAGCTCGGACGCCACTGCGCTCCCGGACCGATCGTGGAAAGCGTTGCCGTCCTGCCGATCCTGCTGCGCGACGCGGACGTGACCGGCCCCCTCCAGGATCTCGCCGAGGGACGGCTGGCGACCTGCGCCATCGCCCCGTTGCAGCCACTCGCGCCCGACGCCGAGTCCGCCGACGTCTACATCGTCGAAGACGGTGTCCTGTCGACGGCCACCGTGCTGAGTACCGATCCGTCCGTGGACACCACCCGCACCCTGTCGCGGGTGGCACCGGACAAGACCCTGGCGTCCGGGATCGACCCGTCCGACGCGGTCGACGCGGGAGCACTGGCCACCGCCGCCGAACTCCTCGGACTCGGCCAGGCGATGCTCACGCTCGCCAGCGAATACGCGCAGTCCCGCAAGCAGTTCGGCCGGCCCATCGGCTCCTTCCAGGCGGTCAAGCACCATCTGGCCGATGTGGCCATCGCCCTCGAGATGGCCCGTCCCCTGGTTCACGGCGCAGCACTGGGCATCGACGGTCAGGTACCCGAGAACACGAATGTGTCGCGGGATGTGTCGGCGGCCAAGGTCGCGGCTGCCGATGCCGCCCATCTGTCGGCGCGACGCTCCCTGCAGGTGCTCGGCGCGATCGGATACACCGCCGAACACGACATCTCGCTGTACATCACCAAGACGCGCGCGCTCCTGTCCGCCTGGGGTTCGCCCGCAGTCCATCGTCGACGCATCCTGGAGACCCTGTGA
- a CDS encoding acyl-CoA dehydrogenase family protein: protein MNDTGTATLSSDAFTISTEEREALAEAVRDLLRRRGDSASVRTAMSSTGRIDEGLWQTLCTEIGVAALPIPEDDGGAGASWAELAAVLEELGAALIPVPAFGSSVLATGAILFAQDDEVASQLLPALASGEQTAALCWAGERGWDTPGVQADAGLLSGTAHFVIDAESADTLLVLASGPGEHVTLHSVAADAAGVTVSPLPLLDPTRALASVRFDEVASTAIPAPADLAARLRTLGWALLSAEQVGGAQRALDLTVEYTKSRKQFGRTIGSFQALKHRMADMYVLVETARSISRAAVAAVAVDDPEAAELALAAHVYCSDAYRSIAGEAIQLHGGIGITWEHDIQLYFKRAQASSQLLGAPHLAVAEAAARLR from the coding sequence GTGAACGACACCGGAACCGCGACGCTCTCGTCCGATGCGTTCACCATCTCCACCGAGGAGCGCGAAGCCCTCGCCGAGGCCGTGCGGGACCTGCTCCGGCGCCGCGGCGACTCGGCCTCGGTCCGGACCGCGATGTCCTCGACCGGACGCATCGACGAGGGTCTGTGGCAGACACTGTGCACCGAGATCGGGGTGGCTGCACTTCCCATCCCGGAGGACGACGGCGGCGCCGGGGCGTCGTGGGCCGAACTCGCGGCCGTGCTCGAGGAACTCGGCGCGGCTCTGATTCCGGTACCCGCCTTCGGGTCGTCGGTGCTGGCAACCGGGGCGATCCTGTTCGCGCAGGACGACGAGGTCGCCTCGCAACTTCTTCCCGCCCTCGCATCCGGTGAGCAGACGGCCGCCCTGTGCTGGGCCGGCGAACGCGGATGGGACACCCCGGGCGTACAGGCCGACGCCGGATTGTTGTCGGGCACCGCACACTTCGTCATCGACGCCGAATCCGCCGACACTCTCCTCGTGCTGGCGTCGGGGCCGGGCGAACACGTCACGCTGCATTCCGTGGCGGCCGATGCGGCCGGTGTCACGGTGTCGCCGTTGCCACTCCTCGATCCGACGCGCGCGTTGGCCTCGGTGCGGTTCGACGAGGTCGCCTCGACCGCGATCCCCGCGCCGGCCGACCTGGCCGCACGCCTGCGGACCCTCGGCTGGGCCCTGCTCTCCGCCGAGCAGGTGGGCGGCGCACAGCGCGCACTCGACCTCACCGTCGAGTACACCAAGTCCCGCAAGCAGTTCGGGCGCACGATCGGTTCGTTCCAGGCACTCAAGCACCGTATGGCCGACATGTACGTGCTCGTCGAGACCGCACGTTCGATCTCGCGTGCGGCCGTCGCCGCGGTCGCCGTCGACGATCCCGAGGCGGCCGAGCTCGCACTCGCCGCCCACGTGTACTGCTCTGATGCCTACCGTTCCATCGCCGGCGAGGCCATCCAGCTGCACGGCGGTATCGGCATCACGTGGGAGCACGACATCCAGCTCTACTTCAAACGCGCACAGGCCTCGTCGCAGTTGCTGGGCGCCCCGCATCTCGCGGTCGCCGAGGCCGCAGCGCGCCTGCGATGA
- a CDS encoding TMEM175 family protein — protein MAEPANRRSEEGLSRLIAFADAVVAIALTLLVLPLVDIANDLREESSVAEVVSDHSLELTSFVVSFVVIWVLWRQHHQTMEYFRSYDSVLINLNFVWLLTIVVLPFATAMVDDSRVKWANVLYIGVLALSVASLVGIAQWGQRHRDLLVDDDATDRWTKSSGGWGTLLALAVALIIALIYPKSGNWPLLLLLFTDPIERLITRLRNPG, from the coding sequence ATGGCAGAACCCGCGAATCGGCGCTCGGAGGAGGGGCTGAGCCGGTTGATCGCGTTCGCGGACGCGGTCGTGGCAATCGCGCTGACGCTGCTGGTGCTTCCTCTGGTCGACATCGCGAACGATCTCCGTGAGGAGTCCTCGGTCGCCGAGGTGGTGTCCGACCACTCGCTCGAGCTGACCAGCTTCGTCGTGAGTTTCGTGGTCATCTGGGTTCTCTGGCGGCAACACCACCAGACGATGGAGTACTTCCGTTCGTACGACTCGGTTCTGATCAACCTCAACTTCGTCTGGTTGCTGACCATCGTGGTGCTGCCGTTCGCCACGGCGATGGTCGACGACAGCCGGGTGAAGTGGGCCAACGTCCTCTACATCGGTGTGCTCGCGTTGTCGGTGGCCTCGCTCGTCGGGATCGCGCAGTGGGGACAGCGGCATCGGGACCTGCTGGTCGACGACGACGCCACCGATCGCTGGACGAAGTCGTCGGGTGGCTGGGGAACCCTGCTGGCCCTGGCGGTCGCCCTGATCATCGCGTTGATCTACCCGAAGAGCGGGAACTGGCCGCTCCTGTTGCTGCTCTTCACCGACCCCATCGAGCGGCTCATCACGCGCCTGCGCAACCCCGGGTGA
- a CDS encoding sulfotransferase family protein, which translates to MTSAARTDVGTIEDLHASATRATGFDDFGDTEYLEPLGILLDSYRSEAGLTELGSKMFRFFLKGALVARLLSEASWKANPGHADVEITRPIFVTGLPRTGTTALHRLLAADPAHQGLEMWLAEFPQPRPPRDTWADNPVYQQIQAGFEQHHVENPEFMGLHYMDAGEVEECWQLLRQSVTSISYESLAHIPTYSRWLAQQDWTPAYLRHRKNLQLIGLNDPGKRWVLKNPSHLFALDALMAAYPDALVIQTHRAPSTIIASMCSLAEHATPGWSTTFTGDQIGQDQLELWSRGLREFSRAREKYDPAQFLDIDFADLRSDPMGTVERVYTALDTPMSDAARAAVTVLDEESRSGARKPQHRYQLADYGLDEAMVEAAFGE; encoded by the coding sequence ATGACTAGTGCGGCGCGGACCGACGTCGGGACGATCGAGGACCTGCATGCCTCGGCCACTCGTGCGACAGGTTTCGACGACTTCGGCGACACCGAGTACCTCGAGCCGCTGGGAATCTTGCTCGACTCCTACCGTTCCGAAGCCGGGCTGACCGAGCTGGGCAGCAAGATGTTCCGGTTCTTCCTCAAGGGAGCGCTGGTCGCACGACTGCTGAGCGAGGCGTCGTGGAAGGCGAACCCGGGACACGCCGACGTCGAGATCACCAGGCCGATCTTCGTGACCGGCCTGCCCCGCACGGGAACGACCGCGCTGCATCGGCTTCTGGCCGCCGATCCGGCTCATCAGGGTCTCGAGATGTGGCTGGCGGAGTTCCCGCAGCCGCGACCACCCCGCGACACCTGGGCCGACAACCCGGTGTACCAGCAGATCCAGGCCGGCTTCGAGCAGCACCACGTCGAGAACCCGGAGTTCATGGGTCTGCACTACATGGACGCCGGCGAGGTCGAGGAATGCTGGCAGCTGTTGCGGCAGAGCGTTACGTCGATCTCCTACGAATCGCTCGCCCACATCCCGACCTACTCGCGGTGGCTCGCCCAGCAGGACTGGACGCCCGCGTACCTGCGGCACCGCAAGAACCTGCAGCTGATCGGCCTCAACGATCCGGGCAAGCGGTGGGTGCTCAAGAACCCGAGCCACCTGTTCGCGCTCGATGCCCTGATGGCCGCCTATCCGGATGCGCTGGTGATCCAGACGCATCGCGCGCCGTCGACGATCATCGCGTCGATGTGCAGCCTCGCCGAGCACGCCACCCCTGGCTGGTCGACGACCTTCACCGGCGACCAGATCGGACAGGACCAGCTGGAGCTGTGGTCCCGCGGGCTTCGTGAGTTCTCGCGCGCCCGCGAGAAGTACGACCCCGCACAGTTCCTCGACATCGACTTCGCCGACCTCCGCTCGGACCCGATGGGCACCGTCGAGCGCGTCTACACGGCCCTCGACACCCCCATGTCCGACGCGGCGCGCGCTGCGGTGACGGTACTCGACGAGGAGAGCCGGTCCGGCGCGCGGAAACCGCAGCACCGCTACCAGCTCGCCGACTACGGGCTCGACGAGGCGATGGTGGAGGCGGCGTTCGGCGAGTAG